Proteins encoded within one genomic window of Stigmatopora argus isolate UIUO_Sarg chromosome 21, RoL_Sarg_1.0, whole genome shotgun sequence:
- the vps72a gene encoding vacuolar protein sorting 72 homolog a, protein MNKASLAVHREPRKTAGNRMSKLLDAEEEDEFYKTTYGGFNDESGDDEYNEDHSDTEDEVDSDFDIDEGDEPDSAQEDDAPRRKSRVVTKAYKEPVKVAKPKPRPKRPTEETKKAEKKPKAELKRRIPQEFQDSGARKSVRQSTSEHTRKTNLRLQERQDAPRRRRGAHRDRPLTQEELLAEAKITAELNIRSLENYERLEADKKKQVHKKRKFDGPTIRYHSVLMPIVSSSLLKEENVDVEGLDQDVPPAASQAAPSQAQQPAGGLCSRTFVTFSDDEAFDSAFPSGAQATPQIPVQEICPVTHKTALYRDPVTDIPYANARAFRIIREAYRKYVAIHGFPNMSGGMSGRGAASRGARHRTAAKQSTLAT, encoded by the exons ATGAATAAAGCAAGTTTAGCGGTTCATCGCGAGCCCCGAAAAACGGCCGGGAATCGCATGTCCAAATTACTGGACGCCGAGGAAGAGGACGAGTTCTACAAGACAACCTACGGAGGATTTAACGAT GAATCGGGAGATGACGAGTATAATGAAGATCATTCAGACACGGAGGACGAAGTGGACAGCGATTTTGACATCGACGAAGGAGACGAGCCAGACAGCGCCCAGGAGGACGATGCTCCTCGAAGGAAGAGTCGTGTTGTGACTAAAGCATATAAG GAGCCTGTGAAAGTAGCTAAGCCCAAGCCGAGGCCCAAAAGACCCACTGAGGAAACAAAGAAGGCTGAGAAGAAACCCAAAGCGGAGCTCAAGCGGAGGATTCCACAAGAATTTCAAGACAGTGGAG CCCGCAAGTCAGTGCGACAGTCCACCAGCGAGCACACCCGTAAAACCAATCTCCGCCTGCAGGAGCGCCAGGACGCACCTCGACGCCGTCGGGGGGCTCACCGCGACCGACCCCTCACCCAAGAGGAACTTCTAGCCGAGGCCAAGATCACTGCCGAACTAAACATTCGATCACTGG AAAACTACGAGCGGCTAGAAGCAGAcaagaagaaacaagtccaCAAAAAGCGGAAATTCGACGGCCCGACCATCCGCTACCACTCCGTCCTGATGCCGATCGTCTCGTCGTCGCTTCTAAAAGAGGAAAACGTCGACGTAGAAGG GTTGGACCAGGACGTCCCTCCCGCGGCGAGCCAGGCCGCGCCGTCTCAGGCCCAGCAGCCGGCCGGCGGCCTCTGCTCCCGCACCTTCGTCACGTTCAGTGACGACGAGGCGTTCGACTCCGCCTTCCCGAGCGGGGCGCAGGCGACGCCTCAGATCCCCGTGCAGGAAATCTGCCCCGTCACGCACAAGACGGCGCTGTACCGGGACCCCGTCACCGACATCCCGTACGCCAACGCGCGGGCCTTCCGAATCATCCGCGAGGCCTACCGTAAGTATGTGGCCATTCACGGCTTCCCCAACATGTCGGGAGGGATGTCGGGAAGGGGCGCAGCGTCCAGAGGCGCGCGCCATAGGACGGCGGCCAAGCAGAGCACGCTCGCCACGTGA